The Metabacillus litoralis genome contains a region encoding:
- a CDS encoding EAL domain-containing protein — protein sequence MTKLYFKQVNINHFIHAFESKSALKEFLSFIHYELGNTLEEFKGVIHKEEVPGLFERYSLQTIYEHTFHENTVNIIKNGEFISYLQPIINMDSGDIYGYESLLRVKDQSIFPSQLFEVARKTEMHSILDKKAREIAIESRTNRIPQGIKSFINFLPSTIYNPAHCLKHTFQIVEKYNVDPYDLVFEVVETEKIHDVQHLKSILETYREHGMKVALDDVGAGYSTLDMLSKLRPDYIKIDRKYIQDCHMNKDNQTFLLGVMNLAKDLGITVLGEGIETKEEFQYLKEIGIDLAQGYFIGKPSPNPSLLLFDKENRQLAGL from the coding sequence TTGACGAAACTTTATTTTAAACAGGTTAATATAAATCATTTTATTCATGCTTTTGAGTCAAAAAGTGCATTAAAGGAGTTTCTTTCTTTTATCCATTATGAATTGGGTAATACTCTTGAAGAATTTAAAGGAGTTATACACAAGGAAGAAGTACCGGGACTTTTTGAAAGGTATTCATTACAAACAATATATGAACACACTTTTCATGAAAATACAGTTAACATTATAAAAAATGGAGAGTTTATTAGTTATCTCCAGCCCATCATTAATATGGACAGTGGTGATATTTATGGATATGAATCACTTCTTAGGGTGAAGGATCAATCTATTTTTCCAAGTCAACTCTTTGAAGTTGCCAGAAAAACAGAAATGCACTCCATTTTAGATAAAAAAGCTCGTGAGATAGCCATAGAATCTCGAACTAATCGTATACCACAAGGAATTAAAAGCTTCATCAACTTCTTACCATCAACAATATATAACCCTGCACATTGCTTAAAACACACATTTCAAATTGTTGAAAAATACAATGTGGATCCATATGACCTTGTGTTTGAAGTAGTAGAGACAGAGAAGATACATGATGTACAACATCTAAAATCAATCCTAGAAACATATAGAGAACATGGTATGAAAGTTGCATTGGACGATGTTGGCGCTGGATATTCTACACTAGATATGCTTTCTAAGCTTCGTCCTGATTATATTAAAATTGATAGAAAGTATATTCAAGATTGTCATATGAACAAAGACAATCAAACTTTTTTACTTGGGGTAATGAATTTAGCAAAAGACCTAGGTATTACAGTGTTAGGTGAAGGTATTGAAACAAAAGAAGAGTTTCAATATTTAAAGGAAATTGGCATTGATTTAGCACAAGGATATTTTATCGGTAAGCCAAGCCCAAATCCTTCATTACTCTTATTTGATAAAGAAAATCGTCAGCTAGCAGGTCTGTAG
- the pfkA gene encoding 6-phosphofructokinase — MKKIAVLTSGGDSPGMNAAIRAVVRKGIHEGLDVYGVYHGYAGLMEGKINKLELGSVGDIIHRGGTILYTARSEEFKKDESQHKAIRQLKDLGIDGLVVIGGDGSYRGAAKLTEKGFPCVGLPGTIDNDIPGTDYTIGYDTALNTVVENIDKIRDTATSHDRTFIIEVMGRHAGDIALFSGVAVGAETILIPERTFELNDVVEKLNKGIKRGKKHSIIVLAEGVCSANELAEQLKEKYHLETRISVLGHIQRGGSPTGFDRVLASRLGARAVELLLQGKSGRAIGMQKQEIVDHDIIEILKQKDPLPEGVYTLSQELSI; from the coding sequence ATGAAAAAAATAGCAGTGTTAACGAGCGGTGGAGATTCACCAGGTATGAATGCAGCTATTCGTGCTGTTGTTCGGAAAGGGATTCATGAGGGATTGGACGTTTATGGTGTGTATCATGGCTATGCTGGTTTGATGGAAGGGAAAATAAACAAACTGGAGCTAGGTTCAGTTGGGGATATTATCCATCGCGGTGGCACGATTCTTTATACAGCACGATCAGAAGAATTTAAAAAAGATGAATCACAGCACAAGGCAATAAGACAATTAAAAGATTTAGGTATCGATGGATTGGTAGTTATAGGAGGAGATGGCTCATATCGTGGGGCCGCAAAATTAACTGAAAAAGGTTTTCCATGTGTTGGTTTACCAGGAACAATTGATAATGATATCCCGGGAACAGATTACACCATTGGATATGATACGGCTTTAAACACTGTTGTCGAAAATATTGATAAAATAAGGGACACAGCAACTTCTCATGATCGAACATTTATTATTGAAGTAATGGGGCGTCATGCAGGAGATATTGCGCTTTTCTCTGGGGTTGCTGTCGGGGCTGAAACGATATTAATCCCTGAAAGAACGTTTGAACTAAATGATGTTGTTGAAAAATTAAACAAAGGTATTAAACGTGGCAAGAAGCACTCTATTATTGTCTTAGCGGAGGGAGTTTGTTCTGCAAATGAACTTGCAGAACAATTAAAGGAAAAATACCATCTAGAAACTAGAATTTCCGTTTTAGGGCATATTCAAAGAGGAGGATCTCCTACAGGTTTTGATCGTGTTTTAGCATCAAGATTAGGGGCCAGAGCTGTTGAACTTTTACTACAAGGAAAATCAGGCAGAGCAATTGGCATGCAAAAGCAAGAAATTGTTGACCATGATATTATTGAGATTTTAAAACAAAAAGATCCATTACCAGAGGGAGTATACACACTATCACAGGAATTATCAATATAA
- a CDS encoding DUF6843 domain-containing protein, with protein MIQKLLLIIGCFLFVVGCKQDDQVSARTFLIPEGYVGWVQVKYDQQLPKKVMNNEKNQVYRVSQNGMTYTDEEHIHEGWATNKYYYVNDKGERTPLVPGKMVHGPSSGRELAGKTVEYFFIGSSDQFHKDEYVPNEYEVN; from the coding sequence ATGATACAAAAACTACTCCTTATTATAGGATGTTTCCTTTTTGTTGTTGGTTGTAAACAAGATGATCAGGTGTCTGCTCGAACATTCTTAATACCAGAAGGATATGTAGGTTGGGTTCAAGTAAAATATGATCAACAATTACCTAAAAAAGTAATGAATAATGAAAAAAATCAGGTATATAGAGTTAGTCAAAACGGAATGACATACACAGATGAAGAACATATCCACGAGGGTTGGGCAACTAATAAATATTATTATGTAAACGATAAAGGAGAACGAACCCCACTAGTACCAGGTAAGATGGTTCATGGACCATCAAGTGGGAGAGAATTAGCTGGCAAAACGGTTGAATATTTTTTTATAGGGTCATCAGATCAGTTTCATAAGGATGAATATGTGCCTAATGAATACGAAGTAAATTAA
- the glcT gene encoding glucose PTS transporter transcription antiterminator GlcT: MESFKIKKTLNNNVLIASHDSYGEVVLIGKGISFGKKEGDTIHEDSYEKMFVLTNQKEQEQYKLLLTDIDEEMLEIMQEVIQYIFERVDKPLNEHIHIALTDHIAFALKRLQQGMDIKNPFLLETKSLYPFEYELATEVINMLNEKLNVQLPHGEIGFIALHIHSSISNKPLSEVNQYSQLISRLTEVIEESLKIKVDRESVNYLRLIRHLRYTIERVNSGESVSEPEKLAFLLKKEYPLCYNTSWKMIKVMQQVLKKSVYEAEAVYLTMHLYRLTNK, from the coding sequence ATGGAGTCCTTTAAAATAAAAAAAACTTTAAATAACAACGTTTTGATCGCATCACATGATTCATACGGAGAAGTTGTTTTAATTGGAAAAGGTATTAGTTTTGGTAAAAAAGAAGGAGACACTATTCACGAGGATAGCTATGAAAAAATGTTTGTTTTAACAAATCAAAAGGAGCAGGAGCAATATAAGTTACTGCTAACAGATATTGATGAAGAAATGCTCGAAATTATGCAGGAAGTAATTCAATATATTTTTGAACGTGTTGACAAGCCTTTAAATGAACATATTCATATAGCACTTACTGACCATATAGCATTTGCTTTAAAGCGTTTGCAACAAGGTATGGATATAAAGAATCCGTTTCTTCTCGAAACAAAGTCTTTATATCCTTTTGAATATGAGCTGGCAACAGAAGTTATTAATATGCTGAATGAAAAATTAAACGTACAGCTGCCCCATGGTGAAATTGGTTTTATTGCGCTTCATATTCATAGCTCAATATCTAATAAGCCACTTTCAGAAGTGAACCAATATTCTCAGCTTATTAGCCGGTTAACAGAAGTGATAGAAGAGTCTTTAAAAATTAAAGTAGATCGAGAGAGTGTTAACTATTTACGGTTAATTCGCCATCTTCGATACACAATTGAAAGAGTGAATTCGGGAGAATCTGTTTCAGAACCAGAAAAATTAGCTTTTTTGTTGAAAAAGGAATATCCGTTATGCTACAATACTTCTTGGAAAATGATAAAAGTCATGCAACAGGTTTTAAAGAAATCTGTTTATGAAGCTGAAGCAGTTTACTTAACAATGCATTTATATCGACTAACAAATAAATAA
- the ptsG gene encoding glucose-specific PTS transporter subunit IIBC: protein MFKNAFGVLQKVGRALMLPVALLPAAGLLLALGNALQNPTLTDLAPFLTADWIVLIASVMENAGNVVFSNLPVLFAVGVAIGLANGDGVAGIAALIGYLIMNITMSSILKGVGTLPSGGQELADFLANNGAAYGNVLGIPTLQTGVFGGIIVGIIAAAMYNRFFTIDLPSYLGFFAGKRFVPIVTAGATVLLGIVMYFVWPPIQTGLNAFSTNLLDANRTVAAFIFGVIERSLIPFGLHHIFYSPFWFEFGSYVNAAGETVRGDQTIFFSQIRDGVQDLTAGTFMTGKFPFMMFGLPAAALAIYHEARPEHKKVVAGLMGSAALTSFLTGITEPLEFSFLFVAPVLFGIHAIFAGLSFMIMHILDVKIGMTFSGGLIDFLLFGVLNPQTNWWLVIPVGLVFAVVYYFGFRFAIRKWNLATPGREETDVETSDEGQAKANAGDLPFQVLESLGGSGNIKHLDACITRLRVTVNDSKGVDKDRLKKLGASGVLEIGNNIQAIFGPKSDNLKTQIQDVMSGKRPKATQTHSQEKEVQEQVEDVVADGLKNDVIDETFVSPLTGEMKNITEVPDQVFSGKMMGDGFAILPSNGTVVSPVNGKILNVFPTKHAIGIQSDGGKEILIHFGIDTVNLKGEGFEAFVQEGDIVEQGQKLLEVDLEFVKSNAPSIMTPIVFTNLKEGQSIKLQTKGNVAANDTDIIEIEGK, encoded by the coding sequence ATGTTTAAAAATGCATTCGGCGTCTTGCAAAAAGTCGGACGTGCACTAATGTTGCCAGTTGCATTATTACCAGCTGCTGGTTTATTGCTTGCATTAGGTAATGCACTTCAAAATCCAACGCTTACTGATTTAGCACCATTCTTAACAGCTGATTGGATCGTGTTAATCGCAAGTGTTATGGAAAATGCAGGTAACGTCGTATTCTCGAATTTACCTGTTTTATTCGCAGTTGGGGTTGCGATTGGTTTAGCTAACGGTGATGGAGTTGCTGGTATTGCGGCTTTAATTGGTTATTTAATAATGAATATTACAATGAGTAGTATCCTTAAGGGAGTCGGTACACTTCCATCAGGTGGACAGGAGCTTGCTGACTTTTTAGCGAACAACGGTGCTGCGTATGGAAATGTACTAGGTATCCCAACCCTTCAGACTGGGGTATTTGGTGGTATTATCGTAGGTATTATCGCTGCTGCCATGTATAATCGCTTTTTCACTATCGACTTACCATCTTATTTAGGATTTTTTGCTGGTAAGCGTTTCGTACCGATTGTAACGGCTGGAGCAACAGTATTACTTGGTATTGTTATGTATTTTGTTTGGCCTCCAATTCAAACAGGCCTGAACGCTTTTTCCACTAACTTATTAGATGCAAACAGAACGGTAGCAGCCTTCATATTTGGTGTTATTGAACGTTCGTTAATTCCGTTTGGTCTTCATCATATCTTCTATTCACCATTCTGGTTTGAATTCGGAAGCTATGTAAATGCTGCTGGAGAAACTGTACGTGGAGATCAAACAATCTTCTTTTCTCAAATAAGAGATGGTGTTCAAGATTTAACAGCTGGTACATTTATGACTGGTAAATTCCCATTCATGATGTTTGGTTTACCTGCTGCAGCACTAGCGATTTATCATGAAGCAAGACCAGAACATAAAAAAGTTGTTGCAGGTTTAATGGGTTCAGCTGCTTTAACTTCTTTCTTAACAGGTATTACAGAACCACTTGAATTCTCTTTCTTATTCGTAGCACCAGTATTATTCGGTATCCATGCAATCTTTGCTGGTTTATCGTTTATGATTATGCACATTCTTGATGTTAAAATTGGGATGACATTCTCTGGAGGTTTAATTGACTTCCTATTATTCGGAGTATTAAACCCACAAACAAACTGGTGGCTAGTTATTCCTGTAGGTTTAGTTTTTGCAGTTGTTTATTACTTCGGTTTCCGTTTTGCAATTAGAAAGTGGAATCTTGCCACTCCTGGTCGTGAGGAAACAGATGTTGAAACATCTGATGAAGGACAAGCAAAAGCTAATGCGGGAGATTTACCATTCCAAGTGTTAGAATCCTTAGGTGGCTCTGGAAACATTAAGCACTTAGACGCTTGTATTACACGTTTACGTGTTACAGTCAATGATAGTAAGGGTGTTGACAAAGATCGCTTGAAAAAGCTTGGAGCATCCGGTGTGTTGGAAATTGGAAACAACATTCAAGCAATCTTTGGACCTAAATCTGATAATTTAAAGACTCAAATTCAGGATGTTATGTCTGGAAAACGCCCTAAAGCAACGCAAACTCATTCTCAAGAAAAAGAAGTACAAGAGCAAGTTGAGGATGTTGTAGCTGACGGCTTGAAAAATGATGTAATAGATGAAACATTTGTTTCGCCACTTACAGGTGAGATGAAAAATATTACAGAAGTTCCAGACCAAGTATTCTCTGGAAAAATGATGGGTGATGGTTTTGCCATTCTTCCTTCTAACGGAACAGTCGTTTCACCTGTTAATGGTAAAATCTTAAATGTTTTCCCTACAAAACATGCTATTGGTATTCAATCTGATGGTGGAAAAGAAATTCTTATTCACTTTGGTATTGATACAGTTAACCTAAAAGGTGAAGGTTTTGAAGCATTTGTCCAAGAAGGTGACATTGTTGAACAAGGTCAAAAACTTCTAGAAGTTGATCTAGAATTTGTAAAATCTAATGCACCTTCAATCATGACTCCAATCGTATTCACGAACTTAAAAGAGGGTCAATCAATCAAACTGCAAACAAAAGGTAATGTTGCAGCAAATGATACTGATATCATTGAGATCGAAGGTAAGTAA
- a CDS encoding phosphocarrier protein HPr — MAEKTFTVTADTGIHARPATVLVQAASKYDADVNLEYNGKTVNLKSIMGVMSLGIPKGSQIKIIASGSDADEAVAGLGETLKNEGLGE; from the coding sequence ATGGCAGAAAAAACATTTACAGTAACAGCAGATACAGGAATTCATGCTCGTCCAGCAACTGTGTTGGTACAAGCAGCAAGCAAATATGATGCAGATGTAAACCTTGAGTACAATGGTAAAACTGTTAACTTAAAATCGATCATGGGTGTTATGTCTCTAGGGATTCCAAAAGGATCTCAAATCAAAATTATTGCTTCAGGTTCTGATGCAGACGAAGCGGTTGCAGGTCTTGGTGAAACTTTAAAAAATGAAGGGTTAGGCGAATAA